Part of the Ctenopharyngodon idella isolate HZGC_01 chromosome 24, HZGC01, whole genome shotgun sequence genome, atTCTGATCTGATGCTCTTGACTCTCTAGATTGCCACAGACTTCAAGGAAAACCGTGCCCCTGTGCCCAGTATCCTTAGTAAAATGGATATTTTCCTTATGATTGTGGCCAATCCTGATGGATACGTCTTCTCCCACATCTCTTCCCGTGTAAGCAGTCGTTCATTATTTGTGTAAAGCATAAATACATGTTTAGAAGCATTTATAATGCCATTACTAATTAACATTACCTCAGCCATTTCACCGTTTGTGGCGTAAGAGCCGGTCTGTGACCTCTAACCCCAACTGCCCTGGTGTTGACCTCAACAGAAACTGGGATGCTGAATTTGGTGGTATGTTCATACTGTTGTTTTCTCTTGTTGAAACAGATCTAAATGACTTTGCCTTTTTAAATGTCTCTACATTTTCTCCAGGTGCTGGAGGAAGCGATGACCCCTGCGGTGAAGACTATCGCGGTCCTTCTGCTCAATCCGAGATTGAAGTGAAAAACATTGCGGACTTCATCACGAGCCACGGCAACTTCAAATCCTTCATGACCCTCCATTCTTACTCCCAGCTCTTAATGTATCCCTATGGCTACAGCGGCACAAACGCTCCTGACCAGCCTGAACTGGTTAAGAAATCTACATCCATAAACCTCTGAATCGTGTTTGTTTTACATGATCTCACAGTGACAAGTTTTTATGTGTCTATTCTAGCATGATGTGGCCACACAAGCAAGCAAAGCCCTCAATTCTTGGCATGGCACCATTTATAAAGTTGGAAGTATCTTCCACACTATCGGTAAGTGGATTATGGATCTATTTTAACCGCGTTTGTTTACAGTCGATTACATGGATTTCTCATTACCTAGTGTAGTACACATTTGTCTGTGGACTAAACTATGCATAGTTTCGTCATTGGTTTACGTTATTTaaatttgttatataaaaacataatagcAAATTAAGCTGAATTAGACAAAAATGTACTTGATTTGTACCATCATTACTTACTGAAGAATATTCAAGATCTAgaaaacttgtttttgtttatcgTCCACAAGTAAAGCTTACTgaataaaatcacaaaatgtGAGATTTATGCTTGTAACATACTGAAAGGCCTATGCTACACGGTAATGTTATTCTCGTTTTGAAAAGGAATTATGATTTCTGTATAATAACCAAGATACTACCAGTATTTAGTGTTTTTAAGGTTTGTTATGGTAGAGTTAATTTTGTGAAACatgaaatgtattcattttctCACTCTCGCGTCATTACAAACCTGTACGCATCTTTTTCTTCACAAAGCAAAAgtactatttttaataatgttggtaatcaaatggtttcagttcccattgacaatttttttgaccatacaattaaagggttagttcacccaaaaatgaaattctgtcattaattactcaccctcatgttgttccacacccataagaccttcgttcatcttcggaacacaaattaagatgtttttgataaaatccaatggctcagtgaggcctgcatcgccagcaataacactccctttttcaatgcccagaaagctactaaaaacataaatttaaatcagttcatgtgactacagtggttcaaccttaatattataaagcgacgagaatactttttgtgcgccaaaaataacaaaatagcgactttattcaacaatatctagtgatgggcgaatttaaaacactgcttcatgaagattcaAAGCTTCACGAaacatttgtttcgaatcagtggttcagagcgccaaaatcacatgatttcagtaaacgaggcttcgttacgtcataagtgttttgaaacttcaatagttcacgtgactttggctgtTTGATTCATGCTTcgaaccactgaatcgaaacaaaagatttataaagcttcgaagcttcatgaagcagtcttttgaaatcactagatattgttgaataaagtcatattttgttatttttggcgcacaaaaagtattctcgtcgctttataatattgaagttgaaccactgtagtcacatgaactgttttaaatatgtttttagtagctttctgggtattgaaaaagggagtgttattgctggcaatggaggcctcactgagccattggattttatcaaaaatatcttaatttgtgttctgaagatgaacgaaggttttacgggtgtggaacgacatgagggtgagtaataaatgacagaattttcattttcgggtgaactaaccctttaaagtcaatgggaaccaaaactgtttgatcaccaacattcttcaaaatatcttcttttgtgttttgcagaagaaagaaatgcatacaggtttggatgagtaaataatgataatttttatttttgggtggactgtcACTTTAAGTGGTGTGTCAAGCTGCATGTTAGAAAAGAATGAAGAGTTGTGGTATCACAAATGCATGTAACCTGTACGTTTTATTTCAGAGCCAGCTAGTGGTGCAAGTGTTGACTGGGCTTACCTACGCGGCATCAAATATTCCTTTGCTTTTGAGTTGCGTGACACTGGCAAATACGGATTCCTCCTGCCTGCCGACCAGATCGTTTCCACTGCAAGGGAAACATGGTTGGCTCTCAGATACAT contains:
- the LOC127507405 gene encoding carboxypeptidase A1-like isoform X1, whose protein sequence is MKLYLAVFALLAAVHCEEQFNGDQVLRIQAESESHTEVLKELKKNVDWELDFWTHGFSTERPVDIRVPNTSLCAVKDFLRENNISFTVMINNVQELLDRERGVMLHSAEMKSRAKGFNFAAYHNLETIYSFMDTLVASHPNLISKVNIGSTYENRSMFTLKFSTGGEKKPAIWIDAGIHAREWVSHASAVWIADRIATDFKENRAPVPSILSKMDIFLMIVANPDGYVFSHISSRPFHRLWRKSRSVTSNPNCPGVDLNRNWDAEFGGAGGSDDPCGEDYRGPSAQSEIEVKNIADFITSHGNFKSFMTLHSYSQLLMYPYGYSGTNAPDQPELHDVATQASKALNSWHGTIYKVGSIFHTIEPASGASVDWAYLRGIKYSFAFELRDTGKYGFLLPADQIVSTARETWLALRYIMQYVCNLLTEIK
- the LOC127507405 gene encoding carboxypeptidase A2-like isoform X2; this encodes MKLYLAVFALLAAVHCEEQFNGDQVLRIQAESESHTEVLKELKKNVDWELDFWTHGFSTERPVDIRVPNTSLCAVKDFLRENNISFTVMINNVQELLDRERGVMLHSAEMKSRAKGFNFAAYHNLETIYSFMDTLVASHPNLISKVNIGSTYENRSMFTLKFSTGGEKKPAIWIDAGIHAREWVSHASAVWIADRIATDFKENRAPVPSILSKMDIFLMIVANPDGYVFSHISSRPFHRLWRKSRSVTSNPNCPGVDLNRNWDAEFGGAGGSDDPCGEDYRGPSAQSEIEVKNIADFITSHGNFKSFMTLHSYSQLLMYPYGYSGTNAPDQPELHDVATQASKALNSWHGTIYKVGSIFHTIEPASGASVDWAYLRGIKYSFAFELRDTGKYGFLLPADQIVSTARETWLALRYIMQYVCDHPY